The following are encoded together in the Streptomyces sp. NBC_01465 genome:
- a CDS encoding winged helix-turn-helix transcriptional regulator yields MTTVRRPGSHHCGIDAAMDVIGGKWKVLILWALSERPHRFGELRRALGGVTEKVLAAQLRELEEDGIVHREVYEEVPPRVEYSLTPRGVSLNEALAPLGAWGRQNVQVSPPPEPVR; encoded by the coding sequence ATGACGACCGTACGGAGGCCGGGGTCCCATCACTGCGGGATCGACGCGGCCATGGATGTCATCGGCGGCAAGTGGAAGGTGCTCATCCTGTGGGCCCTGTCCGAGCGGCCCCACCGATTCGGCGAGCTCCGCCGAGCGCTCGGCGGAGTGACCGAGAAGGTGCTCGCCGCCCAGCTCCGCGAGCTGGAGGAGGACGGCATCGTGCACCGCGAGGTGTACGAGGAGGTGCCGCCCCGCGTCGAGTACTCGCTCACCCCGCGCGGGGTCTCCCTCAATGAGGCCCTGGCCCCGCTCGGCGCCTGGGGACGGCAGAACGTGCAGGTCAGCCCTCCGCCGGAGCCCGTCCGGTGA
- a CDS encoding LCP family protein has translation MSVPEPFPQQQSSSALYRAKGRKGRKRRGPKKGRRLSWPKRIAILLLALVLLASGYVLGLWIWADGRLQTTDAFSDYSGRPTAGQGTDWLLIGSDSRSSLTAEERKELHVGNDEGLNTDTIMILHYGSNGPYLVSIPRDSYVSIPGHGKNKINAAYALGGAKLLTQTVEEATGLRLDHYAEVNFGGFVDVVNALGGVQICVPAGGLHDEKSGADFDAGCQEMNGKQALAYARARYSDPEGDLGRVKRQQQLVSAIAHQALTPSVLLLPWNLIPFLSASLDALTVDKGTGLFDLGRMGLQMKDIADGQGATTTVPVSSTGTEISGVGDVVLWNDEEAQQLFTALRDDTAIPTFSAS, from the coding sequence ATGAGTGTGCCGGAGCCTTTCCCGCAGCAGCAGAGCTCTTCGGCGCTGTATCGCGCGAAGGGCCGGAAGGGGCGGAAGCGGCGCGGGCCCAAGAAGGGCCGCCGGCTGAGCTGGCCCAAGCGGATCGCGATCCTTCTGCTCGCTCTGGTGCTGCTCGCTTCCGGCTATGTGCTCGGGCTGTGGATCTGGGCCGACGGCCGGCTGCAGACGACGGATGCCTTCTCCGACTACTCCGGACGGCCCACCGCAGGTCAGGGCACGGACTGGCTGCTGATCGGCTCCGACAGCCGCTCCTCGCTGACGGCCGAGGAGCGCAAGGAACTGCACGTCGGCAACGACGAGGGTCTGAACACCGACACGATCATGATCCTGCACTACGGATCGAACGGGCCCTACCTCGTCTCGATCCCGCGCGACTCCTACGTCTCGATCCCCGGCCACGGCAAGAACAAGATCAACGCGGCATATGCGCTGGGCGGCGCGAAGCTCCTGACCCAGACCGTGGAGGAGGCCACCGGGCTGCGCCTGGACCACTACGCGGAGGTCAACTTCGGCGGCTTCGTGGATGTGGTGAACGCCCTCGGCGGCGTCCAGATCTGTGTTCCGGCGGGCGGTCTGCACGACGAGAAGTCCGGTGCGGACTTCGATGCGGGCTGCCAGGAGATGAACGGCAAGCAGGCCCTGGCCTACGCTCGCGCCCGCTACAGCGACCCAGAGGGCGACCTGGGCCGGGTCAAGCGCCAGCAGCAGCTGGTGAGCGCGATCGCCCACCAGGCGCTCACTCCCTCGGTGCTCCTGCTCCCGTGGAATCTCATCCCCTTCCTGAGCGCCTCGCTCGACGCGCTGACGGTCGACAAGGGCACCGGCCTGTTCGACCTCGGCCGGATGGGGCTGCAGATGAAGGACATCGCGGACGGGCAGGGGGCCACGACGACGGTCCCGGTCTCCAGCACCGGTACGGAGATCTCGGGGGTCGGGGACGTGGTCCTGTGGAACGACGAAGAGGCCCAGCAGCTGTTCACCGCGCTCCGCGACGACACCGCGATTCCCACCTTCTCCGCTTCTTGA
- a CDS encoding cellulose-binding protein — MSTASVSPHGFAVVRGRGYRSEQVDRYVAGLSLDRDEAWERAARLTVLAKEMEGEASAMRERVASLAPQTYATLGERAQRLMALVAEEADDVRTSAQEAAQAVQAAAEQVARRVQDAARADAEAVRTEGDVRAAQLLHDAQCTADDLRIGSRRDVKEWRGEALAVLKDMRIRTSALLAAQEKEQAERWEAVERELADRERESDARHAELTAYAEARLAEAKRALAEAEETARHGQEDAEARGAGLVAEGRIREERVARETDRIVREHEEAREELQAHMTHVRSSLAALTGRAPAEG, encoded by the coding sequence ATGAGTACTGCATCGGTGTCACCGCACGGTTTCGCCGTCGTACGGGGCCGCGGCTACCGGTCGGAGCAGGTCGACCGCTATGTGGCCGGTCTCTCCCTCGACCGCGACGAGGCCTGGGAGCGTGCGGCGCGGCTGACCGTCCTGGCGAAGGAGATGGAGGGCGAGGCGTCGGCGATGCGCGAGCGGGTGGCCTCGCTCGCCCCGCAGACGTACGCGACGCTCGGCGAGCGGGCGCAGCGGCTGATGGCGCTGGTCGCGGAGGAGGCCGACGACGTACGCACCTCGGCGCAGGAGGCAGCGCAGGCCGTGCAGGCGGCGGCCGAGCAGGTGGCGCGCCGGGTGCAGGACGCGGCCCGTGCGGACGCGGAGGCGGTACGGACCGAGGGCGACGTCCGGGCGGCGCAGCTCCTTCACGACGCCCAGTGCACGGCCGACGATCTGCGGATCGGGTCGCGCCGGGACGTGAAGGAGTGGCGCGGTGAGGCGCTTGCCGTACTGAAGGACATGCGGATCCGCACCTCGGCGCTCCTCGCCGCGCAGGAGAAGGAGCAGGCGGAGCGCTGGGAGGCGGTGGAGCGCGAACTGGCCGACCGGGAGCGGGAGTCCGACGCCCGGCACGCGGAGCTCACGGCCTACGCGGAGGCCCGCCTCGCCGAGGCCAAGCGGGCGCTGGCCGAGGCGGAGGAGACGGCCCGCCACGGCCAGGAGGACGCGGAGGCGCGCGGGGCCGGGCTCGTCGCCGAGGGCCGTATTCGCGAGGAGCGCGTGGCCCGCGAGACGGACCGGATCGTACGGGAGCACGAGGAGGCCCGCGAGGAGCTCCAGGCCCATATGACGCACGTACGCAGCAGCCTGGCGGCGCTCACCGGACGGGCTCCGGCGGAGGGCTGA
- a CDS encoding NAD(P)-dependent oxidoreductase yields MTDNALETTAPLTLLGLGAMGTALAQAWLAAGHDLTVWNRTRSRTEPLVAAGAKPAATAAEAVAANRLVVLCLLDDTSIDETLAGVDLAGKDLVNLTTSTPAQARARAEWAAARGARFLDGGIMAVPPMIGVPESGAYVFYSGAGELFAAHARTLAVPAGTKFVGEDPGFAALHDVALLSAMTGMFAGVAHAFALIREEDIAPKEFAPLLAEWLGAMTFSVHKAADQLQSGEYAKEVVSNLAMQVAGNATLLRTADEQGVSPELLTPYMELMERRLAAGHGDEDTTGVVDLLRR; encoded by the coding sequence ATGACTGACAACGCACTTGAGACGACCGCCCCGCTGACGCTGCTCGGCCTGGGCGCGATGGGCACGGCACTGGCGCAGGCGTGGCTGGCGGCGGGCCACGACCTCACCGTCTGGAACCGTACGCGGTCCCGTACGGAACCCCTCGTCGCCGCAGGAGCGAAGCCCGCCGCGACCGCCGCCGAAGCGGTGGCGGCCAACCGGCTGGTGGTCCTCTGCCTCCTGGACGACACGTCGATCGACGAGACGCTGGCGGGCGTGGACCTCGCGGGCAAGGACCTGGTGAACCTCACGACGAGCACCCCCGCGCAGGCCCGTGCGCGGGCGGAGTGGGCGGCGGCACGGGGCGCGCGCTTCCTGGACGGCGGGATCATGGCGGTCCCGCCGATGATCGGGGTCCCGGAGTCGGGCGCCTATGTCTTCTACAGCGGCGCGGGCGAGCTTTTCGCGGCCCACGCCCGCACGCTCGCCGTACCGGCGGGCACGAAGTTCGTGGGCGAGGACCCCGGCTTCGCGGCGCTGCACGACGTGGCGCTGCTGAGCGCGATGACGGGCATGTTCGCGGGCGTCGCGCACGCCTTCGCGCTGATCCGCGAGGAGGACATCGCGCCGAAGGAGTTCGCGCCGCTGCTGGCGGAGTGGCTGGGGGCGATGACGTTCTCGGTCCACAAGGCGGCGGACCAGCTGCAGTCCGGGGAGTACGCGAAGGAGGTCGTGTCGAACCTTGCGATGCAGGTGGCGGGGAACGCGACGCTGCTGCGTACGGCGGACGAACAGGGTGTGAGCCCCGAACTCCTCACCCCGTACATGGAGTTGATGGAACGCCGCCTGGCGGCCGGCCACGGGGACGAGGACACGACGGGGGTGGTGGACCTGCTGCGCCGATAG
- a CDS encoding SUKH-4 family immunity protein yields MVTFAQAQERAEEWVNGDVPAYQHREVRVREFELGFVLWAEDRADGPSGGGGGQRLVIARDSGEATLWPGLPVGEVIRRYEEEYGVRDAPPAAVSGAPQRVDLNQTSFLLSPPEWLQEVADGKAGLSGANGARDAVSSGSDAGADADSSAGALGWPSSGDSSAAMPSADVSDSPSSWPKAGVPEGATPWAGTDTNSASDAESVSVPLPATVFAPPLAGSDDDDTPEPSVKPDAATSLLRGGSQLPPTALDPAATPLPSTAPEAPASGPASGSADIADAATSKAAPPRGPRGGIGAPPPPPGAPGTPGARPGGASAGGAPVPPPGAPAGGYVPTQMVPQPGGPGGLKPPAPPGPPGAPGAPAAPPPAPPAGPGDVHHAATMLADPSALGAPQPPAPPAGPGGVHHAATMLAGPGQVGPPMPPPAPGSGQVGPPMPPPAPGSGPVGPPMPPPAPGSGPVGPPMPPPGPGAVPLGGPPPAPGAVQPPPAYGYPQQPTGQPTVGPGYQAVLRYRAQDGSEQQLIRRSAPGTPHPEWQMLHELRAMNVPPQQVLELHTELESCELPGGYCARMIRETWPQVRITSVAPYGKDHASRQQGMAHLLTHQGELHQVADGPARPAPVRAPLPPVQPAPPIPPEGVAQELAQAFGPQGIFRFDQRAVSRQGVPEVVAMTLVWAGLPVDFGPFFWAQAVPGQPVPTLAELAQQRQVAPASDAGSYLVMGSDFGRAICVQYGTANIVAVPVEAGPGGQPVPPQFVNSGLPEFVRSMALLGRMWRLRFSLNPEQAGRWTVDFQAQLAMLDPAALASPESWWSVLLEQMWDGLL; encoded by the coding sequence ATGGTGACCTTCGCGCAGGCGCAGGAGCGGGCGGAAGAGTGGGTCAACGGGGATGTCCCCGCGTATCAGCACCGTGAGGTGCGGGTACGGGAGTTCGAGCTGGGCTTCGTGCTGTGGGCCGAGGACCGGGCGGACGGGCCTTCGGGCGGTGGTGGCGGGCAGCGGCTGGTGATCGCGCGGGACAGTGGTGAGGCGACGCTGTGGCCGGGGCTGCCGGTGGGTGAGGTCATTCGCCGGTACGAGGAGGAGTACGGGGTGCGGGACGCGCCTCCGGCTGCTGTTTCGGGGGCGCCGCAGCGGGTGGACCTGAACCAGACGTCGTTCTTGTTGTCGCCGCCGGAGTGGTTGCAGGAGGTGGCGGACGGGAAGGCGGGGCTTTCCGGGGCCAATGGGGCTCGGGATGCTGTGAGTTCGGGTTCCGATGCCGGTGCTGATGCTGATTCTTCTGCCGGTGCGCTCGGGTGGCCGTCGTCCGGTGACTCGTCCGCGGCGATGCCTTCGGCCGATGTGAGTGACTCGCCGTCGTCCTGGCCGAAGGCGGGGGTGCCCGAGGGGGCGACTCCGTGGGCGGGGACCGACACGAACTCGGCGTCGGACGCGGAATCCGTGTCCGTGCCGCTGCCCGCGACGGTGTTCGCGCCGCCGCTCGCCGGGTCGGACGACGACGACACTCCTGAGCCGAGCGTGAAGCCGGATGCGGCCACGTCGTTGCTGCGGGGTGGCAGCCAGCTGCCGCCGACCGCGCTCGACCCCGCGGCCACGCCGCTTCCGTCGACCGCGCCCGAGGCTCCTGCTTCGGGTCCTGCTTCGGGGTCCGCCGACATCGCCGATGCGGCCACCAGCAAGGCGGCTCCGCCGCGGGGTCCGCGCGGTGGCATCGGCGCGCCTCCGCCGCCGCCCGGCGCCCCCGGGACCCCGGGTGCGCGTCCGGGTGGGGCTTCGGCCGGTGGTGCTCCGGTGCCGCCGCCGGGGGCTCCTGCGGGCGGTTACGTACCGACGCAGATGGTGCCGCAGCCCGGTGGTCCCGGTGGGCTCAAGCCCCCGGCCCCGCCCGGTCCGCCCGGTGCCCCGGGTGCGCCCGCGGCTCCGCCGCCCGCGCCTCCGGCCGGGCCCGGCGACGTACACCATGCGGCCACGATGCTGGCCGATCCGAGCGCTCTGGGTGCGCCCCAGCCGCCCGCGCCTCCGGCCGGGCCCGGTGGCGTGCACCATGCGGCGACGATGCTGGCGGGTCCGGGCCAGGTGGGTCCGCCGATGCCGCCGCCCGCTCCGGGATCGGGCCAGGTGGGTCCGCCCATGCCTCCGCCCGCTCCGGGTTCCGGTCCGGTGGGTCCGCCCATGCCTCCGCCCGCTCCGGGTTCCGGTCCGGTCGGGCCGCCGATGCCGCCGCCCGGTCCGGGTGCGGTGCCGTTGGGTGGGCCGCCGCCTGCGCCCGGTGCCGTACAGCCGCCGCCCGCGTACGGCTATCCGCAGCAGCCCACCGGTCAGCCGACCGTGGGGCCCGGCTACCAGGCGGTGCTGCGCTACCGCGCGCAGGACGGTTCCGAGCAGCAGCTCATCCGCCGCTCGGCGCCCGGCACTCCGCACCCCGAGTGGCAGATGCTGCACGAGCTGCGGGCGATGAACGTGCCGCCGCAGCAGGTCCTGGAGCTGCACACGGAGCTGGAGTCGTGCGAGCTGCCGGGTGGCTACTGCGCGCGCATGATCCGTGAGACGTGGCCGCAGGTGCGGATCACGAGCGTCGCCCCGTACGGCAAGGACCATGCGAGCCGGCAGCAGGGGATGGCTCATCTCCTCACGCACCAGGGCGAGTTGCACCAGGTCGCGGACGGCCCGGCGCGGCCCGCTCCGGTGCGGGCGCCGCTGCCGCCGGTCCAGCCTGCCCCGCCGATTCCTCCGGAGGGCGTCGCGCAGGAGCTTGCGCAGGCGTTCGGGCCGCAGGGGATCTTCCGCTTCGACCAGCGGGCGGTGTCGCGCCAGGGAGTGCCCGAGGTGGTGGCGATGACCCTGGTGTGGGCCGGGCTGCCGGTCGACTTCGGGCCGTTCTTCTGGGCGCAGGCGGTGCCGGGGCAGCCGGTGCCGACGCTGGCGGAGCTGGCGCAGCAGCGTCAGGTGGCGCCGGCTTCGGACGCGGGGTCGTATCTCGTCATGGGGTCGGACTTCGGGCGGGCGATCTGTGTCCAGTACGGGACCGCGAACATCGTGGCGGTGCCGGTGGAGGCGGGTCCCGGTGGTCAGCCGGTTCCGCCGCAGTTCGTGAACTCGGGTCTGCCGGAGTTCGTACGGTCGATGGCGCTGCTGGGCCGGATGTGGCGGCTGCGGTTCAGTCTGAACCCGGAGCAGGCGGGCCGTTGGACGGTCGATTTCCAGGCGCAGCTGGCGATGCTGGACCCGGCGGCGCTGGCGTCGCCGGAGAGCTGGTGGTCGGTGCTGCTGGAGCAGATGTGGGACGGGCTGCTCTGA